Proteins encoded in a region of the Nocardia asteroides genome:
- the smpB gene encoding SsrA-binding protein SmpB, with product MKEQGRKVIATNRRARHNYTILDIYEAGIALVGTEVKSLREGKASLVDAFATVDNGEVWLRGLHIPEFSHGTWTNHAPRRVRKLLLHKREIERLVGKSREGNQTLVPLSMYFSDGKVKVELALAKGKQDYDKRQDLARRTAEREVTRELGRRVKGMR from the coding sequence ATGAAGGAACAGGGGCGCAAGGTCATCGCGACCAACCGCCGGGCGCGGCACAACTACACGATCCTGGACATCTACGAGGCCGGGATCGCGTTGGTCGGCACCGAGGTGAAGAGCCTGCGTGAGGGCAAGGCCTCGCTGGTCGACGCCTTCGCGACGGTGGACAACGGCGAGGTGTGGCTGCGTGGGCTGCACATCCCCGAGTTCAGCCACGGCACCTGGACGAACCACGCGCCCCGCCGGGTGCGCAAGTTGCTGCTGCACAAGCGCGAGATCGAGCGGTTGGTCGGCAAGTCCCGGGAGGGCAACCAGACGCTGGTACCGCTGTCGATGTATTTCTCCGACGGCAAGGTGAAGGTCGAGTTGGCGCTGGCCAAGGGCAAGCAGGACTACGACAAGCGCCAAGACTTGGCCCGGCGCACCGCCGAGCGAGAGGTCACCCGCGAGCTGGGACGGCGGGTCAAAGGCATGCGATAA
- a CDS encoding ABC transporter substrate-binding protein encodes MLSHRNFRRLLRLAAVPLALGLALTGGCSTSTPTAAPGVTREPCPHAIHRDKGCIYLGVLSDLNNGPFAPLGRSLQEGQLAFWNEVNKQGGIGGYEIDIATYSRDTAYDPRKHAKEFENVAPHVLALAMSFGTAQTLGVLPEMDEANLVTGAGTLWSGWQYRSTDRDLVLDDGFSYCTEAVLGLDWFAQNHYQPRTLGVVAYRGNYGGDYASGALKWALDNGATINARIDTGPNTEVGNQDYPVAEIMADPPDVVLLATGPGEAAEIVGKLAKSGYSGRFLGSTPTWNNALLETPAAPALTALYNYTSPFDGWDGTSTGAQRARNAAPREPTNFGYNLGWAISYPMKALLTKAAETGELDRATLRKALAGLTVDSEGMAAPQVYGREEPDVAAQRAVVNVPDPSTSLGSRTVVADYRSPTLMRIAMREPCTR; translated from the coding sequence ATGCTTTCACACCGTAATTTCCGTCGGCTGCTTCGTCTCGCGGCCGTTCCCCTGGCACTCGGTCTGGCGCTGACCGGCGGATGTTCGACCTCGACACCCACCGCCGCACCGGGCGTCACCCGCGAACCCTGTCCCCACGCGATACACCGCGACAAGGGCTGCATCTACTTGGGCGTCCTGTCGGATCTGAACAACGGTCCCTTCGCTCCGCTCGGAAGGTCCCTGCAAGAAGGGCAACTGGCGTTCTGGAACGAGGTGAACAAGCAGGGCGGCATCGGCGGGTACGAGATCGACATCGCGACCTACAGCCGCGACACCGCCTACGACCCGCGCAAGCACGCCAAGGAATTCGAGAACGTGGCGCCCCATGTGCTGGCTCTCGCTATGAGTTTCGGGACCGCGCAGACACTCGGCGTTCTGCCCGAGATGGACGAGGCGAACCTGGTGACCGGCGCGGGCACGCTCTGGTCGGGCTGGCAGTATCGCTCCACGGACCGCGATCTGGTGCTGGACGACGGTTTCTCCTACTGCACCGAAGCTGTGCTCGGGCTGGACTGGTTCGCACAGAACCACTATCAGCCGCGCACGCTCGGCGTGGTCGCCTATCGCGGCAACTATGGCGGTGACTACGCCAGCGGGGCGCTCAAGTGGGCGTTGGACAATGGCGCGACAATCAACGCGCGGATCGACACCGGGCCCAATACCGAAGTGGGCAATCAGGACTACCCGGTCGCCGAGATCATGGCCGACCCGCCCGACGTGGTCCTTCTGGCCACCGGACCGGGCGAAGCCGCCGAGATCGTCGGCAAGCTGGCGAAATCCGGCTACTCGGGCCGTTTCCTGGGGTCCACCCCCACCTGGAACAACGCGTTGCTCGAGACGCCTGCCGCGCCCGCGCTCACGGCGCTCTACAACTACACTTCGCCGTTCGACGGCTGGGACGGCACGAGCACCGGAGCGCAGCGCGCCAGGAACGCCGCGCCGCGCGAACCGACGAATTTCGGTTACAACCTGGGTTGGGCGATCTCCTATCCGATGAAGGCGCTACTGACCAAGGCAGCCGAGACGGGCGAATTGGACCGCGCGACGCTGCGCAAGGCCCTCGCCGGGCTCACCGTCGATTCCGAGGGAATGGCCGCGCCCCAGGTCTATGGGCGGGAAGAACCCGACGTCGCGGCGCAGCGCGCGGTGGTCAACGTGCCCGATCCGTCCACTTCGCTGGGTTCGCGCACGGTGGTCGCCGACTACCGCAGCCCCACACTGATGCGCATCGCGATGCGCGAGCCATGCACACGATGA
- a CDS encoding ABC transporter substrate-binding protein translates to MAVRTIRNRLLRLSALTVIAGLVLAGCSTVRGESNRTSHPGVTADPCPNAIDSRKGCIYLGVLSDLTSGPFAALGKDIQHGQLAFWKAVNEGGGIGGKYEVDIATHTEDTNYDLQKHAEAYRRIEPHVLALAMSFGTVQTQKVLPEMDAANMVAIAGTLWSGWQFENSDKGLLLESGYSYCSEAIIALDWLAEHVAKPNSIATVSYQGDYGGDYSTGAKKWASANRVDMVAQIDTEPNTQIGNQDAAVAKILNARADLVLLATGPAEAGEIMGKAALAGFPGRFLGSGPTWNGGLLKSPAATAITARYNMTSPLDGWDGTSAGAKKARASATREPSTWGYSAGWMFSYPMKALLTRAVNEDKLNRAGVREAVHGLRVDYEGAIPEYIYGAAKPDLTRQRAVIEVPDQTAPLGAKTLAAEYHGPTQDRITLTEPCVQP, encoded by the coding sequence TTGGCAGTTCGCACCATTCGGAACAGGTTGCTGCGCCTGTCCGCCCTCACCGTCATCGCCGGACTCGTCCTGGCCGGGTGCTCCACCGTGCGAGGCGAATCGAACCGGACCTCCCACCCGGGTGTTACCGCCGACCCGTGTCCCAACGCGATCGACTCCCGCAAGGGCTGTATCTACCTGGGTGTGCTGTCCGATCTGACGAGCGGGCCGTTCGCCGCGCTGGGCAAGGACATCCAGCACGGCCAGCTGGCGTTCTGGAAGGCGGTGAACGAAGGGGGCGGGATCGGCGGCAAATACGAGGTGGACATCGCCACCCACACCGAGGACACGAACTACGATCTGCAGAAGCACGCCGAGGCCTACCGGCGGATCGAGCCGCACGTCCTCGCGCTCGCGATGAGCTTCGGCACCGTGCAGACGCAGAAGGTGCTTCCCGAGATGGATGCGGCGAACATGGTCGCCATCGCCGGAACCCTCTGGTCGGGTTGGCAATTCGAGAACAGCGACAAGGGCCTGCTGCTGGAGTCCGGATACTCCTATTGTTCCGAGGCCATCATCGCCCTGGACTGGCTCGCCGAGCACGTGGCGAAGCCGAATTCCATCGCGACGGTCAGCTATCAGGGCGATTACGGCGGCGACTACTCCACCGGCGCGAAGAAATGGGCCTCCGCCAACCGCGTCGACATGGTGGCGCAGATCGACACCGAGCCCAACACTCAGATAGGCAATCAGGACGCCGCGGTCGCCAAGATCCTGAACGCCAGAGCCGATCTCGTGCTGCTGGCCACGGGGCCCGCGGAGGCGGGCGAGATCATGGGCAAGGCGGCACTGGCCGGTTTCCCGGGCAGGTTCCTCGGCTCGGGCCCGACGTGGAACGGTGGCCTGCTGAAAAGCCCGGCAGCGACAGCGATCACGGCACGCTACAATATGACCTCGCCGCTGGACGGCTGGGACGGTACCAGCGCGGGCGCGAAGAAGGCCAGGGCCTCGGCGACCAGGGAGCCATCCACCTGGGGTTACAGCGCGGGCTGGATGTTCTCCTACCCGATGAAGGCGCTGCTCACCCGGGCGGTCAACGAAGACAAGCTCAACCGTGCGGGCGTACGCGAGGCGGTGCACGGCCTGCGCGTCGACTACGAGGGCGCGATTCCCGAATACATCTACGGCGCGGCCAAACCCGACCTCACTCGGCAGCGAGCGGTCATCGAAGTGCCGGATCAGACCGCGCCGCTGGGCGCGAAGACCCTGGCGGCCGAATACCACGGCCCGACTCAGGACCGCATCACCCTCACCGAGCCCTGCGTGCAGCCGTAA
- a CDS encoding site-specific integrase — MATIEPYETKSGKRYRVRYRKPDGKQTDKRGFRRKLDAERFAATVEVSKIRGEYIAPSMGRMTVGEMGPKWIARQVHIKPSWAERVDSIWRVHIEPQWGARQLASIERSEVRDWIASIKRAPSTVADIHAVFSMILDEAVEEKRVPANVAAGLPLPRRQLVEHNYLTHDQVAALAAEAKHPEIVMLLAYSGLRWGEMAALRPRDVDLDRRRIRVGRSASKVNSRSVIGSPKTWEIRTVAVPGEVAEMLRTVVAAQSDPEALLWSRPDGEPLRPPTTTHWFGGAVRRCIKASIPLDDDGDPTGPATFPRVTAHQLRHTAASLMIASGAHVKTVQRQLGHKTATMTLDNYGHLFEDDLDDVAERMSEGLRAAAQKCGQNVGTAPEESNVAA; from the coding sequence GTGGCGACGATTGAGCCGTACGAGACCAAGTCCGGAAAGCGCTACCGCGTGAGGTACCGCAAGCCTGACGGCAAGCAGACCGACAAGCGCGGGTTTCGCCGCAAGCTCGACGCCGAGCGGTTCGCCGCAACGGTCGAGGTCTCCAAGATCCGGGGCGAGTACATCGCGCCGTCGATGGGGCGCATGACGGTTGGCGAGATGGGGCCGAAGTGGATCGCCCGGCAAGTGCACATCAAACCGTCGTGGGCAGAGCGTGTCGATTCCATCTGGCGCGTGCACATCGAACCCCAGTGGGGCGCGCGTCAGCTCGCGTCCATCGAGCGGTCCGAGGTGCGGGACTGGATCGCCAGCATCAAGCGGGCACCGTCGACCGTCGCGGACATTCACGCGGTGTTCTCGATGATCCTCGATGAGGCGGTGGAGGAGAAGCGCGTACCGGCGAACGTGGCCGCAGGCTTGCCCCTCCCCCGTCGCCAACTCGTCGAACACAACTACCTCACGCACGACCAGGTGGCCGCACTCGCCGCGGAAGCGAAGCACCCAGAGATTGTGATGCTGCTCGCCTACAGCGGCCTGCGGTGGGGCGAGATGGCAGCACTACGGCCGCGAGATGTCGACTTGGACCGGCGCCGGATCCGCGTCGGGCGGTCTGCGTCCAAGGTCAATTCGCGGAGCGTGATCGGCTCGCCGAAGACGTGGGAGATTCGGACGGTCGCGGTACCGGGCGAGGTGGCCGAGATGCTGCGCACGGTCGTGGCCGCGCAGTCGGACCCCGAGGCCCTGTTGTGGTCGCGGCCGGATGGAGAACCGCTTAGGCCGCCGACGACGACCCATTGGTTCGGGGGTGCGGTCCGTCGCTGCATCAAGGCGTCGATACCGCTCGACGACGATGGCGACCCGACCGGCCCGGCGACCTTCCCGCGCGTGACTGCGCACCAACTCCGGCACACAGCCGCGTCGCTGATGATCGCCAGCGGTGCGCACGTGAAGACAGTGCAACGGCAGCTCGGGCACAAGACAGCCACGATGACGCTCGACAATTACGGCCACTTGTTCGAGGACGATCTCGACGACGTGGCCGAACGGATGAGCGAAGGTCTCCGGGCTGCCGCCCAGAAGTGTGGGCAAAATGTGGGCACGGCCCCAGAAGAGAGCAACGTAGCGGCATGA
- a CDS encoding helix-turn-helix domain-containing protein → MSPTKEPDKVATKTPKNPLGITGETVAKNVERLRKKRGLQYTELAARLEAIGRPIPTLGLRHIEAMKRRVDADDLVALAVALGTNTNALLLPPTNSPTHLVELTGSRDQTAADAWAWAQGKRPLPRSLSEIPATVPTENRHTYAQADFENNSNPAVQNWTDQPNIVVVPQDSGE, encoded by the coding sequence ATGTCCCCCACCAAGGAACCCGACAAGGTCGCGACGAAGACGCCGAAGAACCCACTTGGCATCACGGGCGAGACTGTGGCGAAGAACGTCGAACGACTCAGAAAAAAGCGCGGCCTCCAGTACACGGAGCTAGCGGCGCGCCTTGAAGCGATCGGCCGGCCAATTCCAACACTTGGCCTTCGGCATATCGAAGCCATGAAACGCCGGGTAGATGCCGACGACCTCGTGGCGCTGGCTGTCGCGTTGGGCACCAACACGAACGCCCTGCTCCTGCCTCCTACTAACAGCCCTACGCACCTTGTCGAGCTAACGGGATCGCGCGATCAAACCGCCGCAGATGCCTGGGCGTGGGCGCAGGGAAAGCGGCCGCTTCCGCGATCCCTCTCTGAGATTCCTGCCACCGTCCCCACCGAGAACCGCCACACCTACGCGCAGGCCGATTTCGAGAACAACAGCAACCCGGCGGTGCAGAACTGGACGGACCAGCCGAACATCGTTGTCGTTCCACAGGACAGCGGAGAGTGA
- a CDS encoding DNA-binding protein, translating into MKSGTPALGALATPKEAAEYLRTTTAALAQRRYLGRGPEYTRLDGRILYSWESLRAYVAANTVRPAGEQPGAA; encoded by the coding sequence GTGAAGAGTGGCACTCCAGCTCTCGGCGCCCTGGCGACGCCGAAGGAAGCAGCCGAATATCTGCGCACTACGACTGCGGCCCTTGCGCAGAGGCGATACCTGGGTCGTGGCCCGGAGTACACGCGGCTTGACGGGCGAATCCTCTACTCGTGGGAATCGCTGCGTGCCTACGTAGCTGCCAACACGGTGCGTCCCGCTGGTGAACAGCCCGGCGCGGCCTGA
- a CDS encoding AAA family ATPase: MPRHRTRHRNDERQSEGHPGTRPGIGTRTRPESEKARSTVVTPIRASRPRPASESSDSDTSGTRPGHVPIPQYFDVSALLAGTLPEPPRPTVCPRTDGVGLFYTEQYNVVFGDPESGKTLLTDHATVVELGDGGRVLRIDLDHNGPQSTIGRLLAMGAQPDVLSDPETFLYIEPEDAREVREVCAHMAQWQPTLVILDSLGELLPMFGSNSNSADEFTTCHRAVIKPLVKTGACVIGIDHLSKGADSRAYGMGGTIAKKRAIGGSSIRVTVDRAFTPGKGGSAYLAINKDRHGGLRAHSPSTGDKEELAGKFVLWPEPDGHIRAEVKAPEAGERNPGELPSDADIAAIAALDPPPTSGNEAAERLPWRATRARAAFKAWKNQQGQRTEESATA, translated from the coding sequence ATGCCGCGGCACAGGACCCGCCACCGCAACGACGAACGCCAGTCCGAAGGCCACCCCGGGACGCGTCCCGGTATAGGTACCCGGACGCGTCCCGAATCAGAAAAGGCCAGGTCAACGGTAGTGACACCGATTCGCGCGTCCCGACCGCGTCCCGCGTCCGAGTCCAGTGATTCGGACACGTCCGGGACACGTCCGGGACACGTCCCGATACCGCAGTACTTCGACGTGTCGGCCCTCCTGGCTGGCACTCTTCCCGAGCCGCCCAGACCGACCGTGTGCCCGCGGACGGATGGGGTAGGGCTGTTCTACACAGAGCAGTACAACGTCGTGTTCGGCGACCCGGAGAGCGGTAAGACGCTGCTCACCGACCACGCCACCGTGGTCGAACTCGGGGACGGCGGCAGGGTGCTGCGCATCGACCTGGACCACAACGGGCCACAGTCGACCATCGGCCGCCTGCTCGCGATGGGTGCCCAGCCCGACGTCCTCTCCGACCCCGAGACGTTCCTGTACATCGAGCCGGAGGACGCGCGGGAGGTCCGCGAAGTCTGCGCCCACATGGCCCAATGGCAACCGACGCTCGTCATCCTCGACAGTCTCGGCGAACTGCTGCCCATGTTCGGCAGCAACAGCAACAGCGCCGACGAGTTCACCACCTGTCACCGCGCGGTCATCAAGCCGTTGGTGAAGACCGGCGCGTGCGTCATCGGCATCGACCACCTGTCCAAGGGCGCGGACTCCCGCGCGTACGGCATGGGTGGAACGATCGCCAAGAAGCGGGCCATCGGCGGCAGTTCGATCCGGGTGACCGTCGACCGCGCGTTCACACCAGGAAAGGGCGGCAGCGCATACCTGGCGATCAACAAGGACCGGCACGGCGGGTTACGTGCGCACAGTCCATCGACGGGCGACAAGGAAGAACTCGCCGGGAAGTTCGTCCTCTGGCCCGAGCCGGACGGGCACATCCGAGCCGAAGTCAAGGCGCCCGAGGCTGGCGAGCGCAACCCGGGTGAACTTCCCTCGGATGCCGATATCGCTGCCATTGCTGCACTAGACCCACCGCCGACCTCAGGCAACGAAGCAGCAGAGCGGTTGCCGTGGCGAGCGACCCGAGCACGTGCAGCGTTCAAGGCATGGAAGAACCAGCAAGGCCAGCGCACCGAAGAAAGCGCGACCGCATGA
- a CDS encoding phage major capsid protein, whose amino-acid sequence MALYTTSSGVGGLLPEQIHQLIVQPVQRDSVAFQVTTLLSTDSTSSKFPIVTADPAAQWVPEGAEITPDDSEHDELEITHRKVAGLTIVSRELAEDSNPQALDIVGAGLVRSIVAKVDTAFFAATTTNGPDGIGSTTHQLVDVGSGIANTDPFAEAISKAENVGAQITSFVAHPDTALELAKLKEITGSNRPLLGPDPSRPGARTVLGVPLLVSPYVTNGDIWGIPRAFAFTTLRRNTTLTISEHAYFSSDRVGVKATMRVAFGFPHPQAIVRIGEPDAS is encoded by the coding sequence ATGGCTCTCTACACGACGTCGTCGGGCGTCGGTGGTCTCCTCCCCGAGCAGATTCACCAGCTGATCGTCCAGCCCGTACAACGCGATTCGGTCGCGTTCCAGGTGACCACCCTCCTGTCGACCGACTCGACCTCTTCCAAGTTCCCGATCGTCACCGCGGACCCGGCCGCACAGTGGGTGCCCGAAGGCGCCGAGATCACCCCGGACGATTCCGAACACGATGAACTCGAGATCACTCACCGCAAGGTCGCCGGTCTGACGATCGTGTCTCGCGAGCTGGCCGAGGACTCGAATCCGCAAGCGCTCGACATCGTGGGCGCCGGTCTGGTCCGCAGCATCGTGGCGAAGGTGGATACGGCGTTCTTCGCCGCGACCACGACCAACGGTCCGGACGGAATTGGCTCGACCACACACCAACTCGTCGACGTGGGTTCCGGCATCGCCAACACCGATCCGTTCGCCGAGGCCATATCCAAGGCGGAGAACGTCGGCGCCCAGATCACCAGCTTCGTCGCGCACCCGGATACCGCGCTGGAGTTGGCGAAGCTGAAGGAGATCACCGGCAGCAACCGGCCGCTGCTCGGCCCGGACCCGTCGCGGCCCGGCGCACGAACCGTCCTCGGTGTGCCCCTGCTCGTCTCGCCGTACGTCACCAACGGAGACATCTGGGGTATCCCGCGCGCCTTCGCGTTCACCACGTTGCGCCGGAATACAACGCTCACCATCTCCGAACACGCCTACTTCTCGAGCGATCGAGTGGGCGTGAAGGCGACGATGCGCGTTGCGTTCGGGTTCCCGCACCCGCAGGCCATCGTGCGTATCGGCGAACCTGACGCGAGCTGA
- a CDS encoding phage tail protein encodes MDALRKQEQDAWRDQRAVVRYYDKWMNEVGEEGRYLSLTFSQVKNGAGGLKMTLPPDTVHYDHLFRNPDGEDATIPLTAETPGQRWDGFVTRAAEVVDERGNKTIEVEAIHCWQHIATTVCYASPFAPLFAQWPRHWFMFGGVRTIIHLTLIANYLRRQAFWSADQWNGAPDWAEVGSIAWPIAVGGINVLTDTSPFGAISVRFEHADQVFTPLLKDNGVCLTAQFFLPDMDDEQPDPEWFYLDRPTVYVTTVDKSNVVGATGTLLDGITRFFEGFFDDGVTPIRYPDYSVSGDYEQAYANTPLGNRRYFPWIWYMEGEYSGLGASEIAIHKPLATHVIVGGKSPGWVNASIEFALKNALAWLGLLIGLPGLDALYSGQLDDVFLAFAEYADQGRIQRAGPFAFQEHCVTNSAKAYTLDGLMTGRHGLHDTRGYTSHKVTVQDNAPYILGPNADFWIGDQIGFKVGDAIFVDYVTEATYVDDRSTPGHWEITVGDGADEEDSLVKAWSRMGQLAAAIKEVFTDVGADLDLLGIL; translated from the coding sequence ATGGATGCCCTGCGCAAGCAGGAGCAAGACGCCTGGCGGGATCAACGCGCCGTAGTCCGCTACTACGACAAATGGATGAACGAGGTCGGCGAAGAAGGCCGCTACCTCAGTCTCACGTTCTCCCAAGTGAAGAACGGCGCCGGCGGGCTGAAGATGACGCTTCCGCCGGACACCGTCCACTACGACCACCTGTTCCGCAACCCCGATGGCGAGGACGCCACGATCCCTTTGACCGCGGAGACGCCGGGGCAACGCTGGGACGGGTTCGTCACCCGCGCCGCCGAGGTGGTCGACGAGCGCGGCAACAAGACGATCGAAGTCGAAGCCATCCACTGTTGGCAGCACATCGCCACCACCGTCTGTTACGCCTCACCGTTCGCGCCGTTGTTCGCGCAGTGGCCGCGGCATTGGTTCATGTTCGGCGGCGTCCGCACCATCATCCACCTGACCCTGATCGCGAACTACCTGCGCAGGCAGGCGTTCTGGAGCGCGGACCAGTGGAACGGCGCCCCCGATTGGGCTGAAGTCGGAAGCATCGCGTGGCCGATCGCGGTCGGCGGGATCAACGTGTTGACCGACACCAGCCCGTTCGGTGCGATCTCGGTCCGGTTCGAGCACGCCGACCAGGTGTTCACACCGCTGTTGAAGGACAACGGCGTGTGCCTCACCGCGCAGTTCTTCCTACCGGACATGGACGATGAGCAGCCGGACCCGGAATGGTTCTACCTGGACCGGCCCACCGTCTACGTCACGACGGTCGACAAGTCCAACGTCGTCGGCGCGACCGGAACGTTGCTCGATGGCATCACGCGGTTCTTCGAGGGCTTCTTCGACGACGGCGTGACCCCCATCCGGTACCCGGACTACTCCGTGAGCGGGGACTACGAGCAGGCCTACGCCAACACCCCGCTCGGCAACCGCCGGTACTTCCCGTGGATCTGGTACATGGAAGGCGAGTATTCCGGGCTCGGCGCGTCGGAGATCGCCATCCACAAGCCGCTGGCTACTCATGTGATCGTCGGCGGAAAGTCGCCGGGCTGGGTCAATGCGTCGATTGAGTTCGCGCTCAAGAACGCCCTTGCCTGGTTGGGTCTGCTGATCGGCCTACCCGGCCTGGATGCCCTGTACTCCGGCCAGCTCGACGACGTGTTCCTTGCCTTCGCGGAATACGCCGACCAGGGCCGCATTCAGCGCGCGGGCCCGTTCGCCTTCCAAGAGCACTGCGTCACTAACTCCGCGAAGGCATACACGCTCGACGGGTTGATGACCGGCCGCCACGGCCTGCACGACACCCGCGGCTACACCTCCCACAAGGTCACGGTCCAGGACAACGCCCCCTACATTCTCGGTCCGAACGCGGACTTCTGGATCGGGGATCAGATCGGTTTCAAGGTCGGTGACGCGATCTTCGTGGACTACGTGACGGAAGCGACGTATGTCGACGACCGGAGCACGCCAGGCCATTGGGAGATCACCGTGGGCGATGGCGCGGATGAGGAAGACTCGCTCGTCAAGGCGTGGTCACGGATGGGGCAACTCGCCGCGGCCATCAAAGAAGTGTTCACCGATGTCGGGGCCGATTTGGATCTTCTCGGCATCCTGTAG